CACAATGTTAGGTGTGGCAAATTTTGATAAATTTACCGAAAGAGTTCTTTAAAAACACACGTCCATATCCCACGTTTAGGGCCGCGATATGCTGCTGTCCAGTATGCCATGGTCCCACCATAGAggtatttcttcctccatggtccaactGAATGATTCCACACAATGAGTTCTTTGAAAACAAAGAGTTTTGGAAATTCGCATAACAAAGAAGTATCTTGAATGAGGGAACATTCCACAGTAAAACCCCGGTCCTAGGAATGTGCGGAGAGACTTTGTTGAGTTGAAGTTTCAACCCCGGGtgatttaattaatttattccaGGGCGAGATGAAAATTGCGGGGAGAAGGAGATCAGAAAGGGTTCAGATAACGGTTTGTTGTTCTATCGGATCTTTTGTTTTGCGTcgagttttttctttcgtacAATTAACTGTGCGTCCAATGCATGCCCTTTTTGTCTGGGGTTGGGTGCTTTTGCATTTTGTGCGTCGCATTTATTTATCATCTTATTTTGGGGGAGGGGGCGTTGAATACTTTTGTTCGTCgtacttttctttcttttttacgctaaaatttgaaaaaaaatcataaggggtaagACTTGCATTATGGTAGAAAAATGAGCTGAAATTCGGTAAAATCAAGGGGTTGGTTCTGCCTTTTGGTCCAAAATTGGCTGCAAATTTAAGAAACTCagaaggggtaaaccttgcaatTTGGTAAAAAATTGCttgaatttgataaaatcacaaggggtatcccttgcattttggtcaaaaatgtGCTGAAATTTTAGAAAATAACAAGTTAGGGGTGATGAGCCAagcattttggtcaaaaataggctgaagtttgataaaatcacaagaggtaagaCTTGCAATTTGGCAAaaaaattttgataaaatcacaaggcatcTTGCACTTTGGTCAAAAATGTGCTGAAATCTGAGAAAATCACTAggtgtaagccttgcattttggtcaaaaatggggtgaaatttgataaaatcacaaagggtaagccttgcatttcggTCCAAAatagtgcaaaaaaaaaacccagataaaatcacaaggggttgtATAATTGGTCaataatgttttgtaatttgagaaaatcgcaaggggtatcTTGCATTTTGATCAAAGATTTgctgaaatttgaaaaaatcacaaggggttaggtTTGATCACAAGGGGTTAGGGTTGCAATTtggtaaaaaattgtgttaaTTTCTTGAAGAATCGCGAGCGGTTAGTCTTTCATTTTGGTCGAAAATTTTGTTATATATCTTGAAAAATTGTAAAAGGGGAAGGCCTAAGCTTTGCATTTTGCAACTATAACAAGGGGTAAGTAAGCCTTTTGCATAACCACATACATTTTCGTCAAAAATTATCTTCAATTTGAGGAAGTTACAAGGGGTTAATAGTTAGttttgcattttggtcaaaCATGTACTGAATttcgataaaatcacaaggggaaaACCTTGAATTTTGGTCCAAAATGTCCTCAAACTTTAAACAATCACAAGAGCATGCATTTTAGTAAGAATTTAATTTGCTCAAATGACGAGGGGATTTTGGTACAAAATCTGCTcaattttgctaaaatcacaaggggtaggcctcctattttggtaaaaaaaaaaaaaacaaggagcAAACCTTGCAATTTGGTCTAAAAATgggctaaaataaaaaaataaaaaatcagggCTTGAACCCTTAAAAAGAGTCAATCTTAACTCATCCAGTTCCCTTTTAATATCATCAAAAAGGGGTTCTTAAGACATTTAAAGAAGCAgcctttgagttgagttgacaATTTTTCAGTCATCAATTTTCGAATTTCTAGTGTTCTTGCTTTTCAGCATTTTAAACGCTTGTACCGTGTGGTCATACTTTTGTCGAACTTTTGAATTAGTTTTCTTGTTATCAGCAATTTGTTCCTTGCTCCGTTTCGGTTTGCTCATTGTTTGGACTCGGTGTTCTTGCTGGAGTTTTTTAGCGTATATTACTGTGTCCTTGTTTTGGTGGACCCTTTCGGACACTCATCTCGATTATGCCTCGTTCGAGTAAGCGGCCAGCTGCCCCTGCAGCAGTTACGGAGACAGCCGCGACTAAGCGCCGAAGGGGACGGCCTGCTACCCGCTCATCGCCCACCAGGACAACCGCTACTCCCGCGGCTGGTGTTTTGCCAACATCGGCTTCCAATGCCGCTGCTTCGGCACCACCGCCGCCCACGACGACGGCCCCGTCGACGACACCAGCTTGTGGAGGGAATGTCATGGCGGATGGGGTACCTCCATCGACGGTTACGGTTCCACCAACGGCAGTGACGGTGCATGGGGCAGTCGTGCCGCCGACAACAAACGGTGAGTCTTTCAATACACCAATAATTGTAAGTTCCGTTAGCGCGTCGCTTGCTGGGCTAGATAGCGCGCCACTGCACAGCGTCTGTGACGATCTTGGGGCCACCGTGCCCTTAGCGTTGCAAGAAAACATTTGGAAGGGCGAGTTTGTGGAGTTCGGGTCCCTTTTGCGACCTGCTCGTCATTCCGAAAATGACTGCGTGTTCATGGTTGGGACGCACGAGTCACCGGCTTGGCAACTGCGGCCGCATAAGCAGACCCAACGGATCACGTCCATTGAGCAATGGACATCGGCATTTTTGATTTTTGCTTCCATTTTTCTGCAGCGTCATCCTGGTGCCTCAAATTGATAATGACATAAATatttagaaagaaaacaaagtaacacAAGCGGTTTAACACTcagtttcaatattttttatcaGCTTTATACCAGGTTTATTTCCTAATCTAATCTTGTGTCTGGCATTAAGTTACAGCACAACTGGAAATCTTTAGTGATACAATGACTAAAAACTACAAGAGGACAGTCAAAGTGGGGCAAAACTTTGGGGAGCAAAACTGAAGCATGTCCTTTCAGaacagacctttatcatgcgacagccatcttggtcatgttccctataTGTAACAACATCAATGAAAGCTCTAATTCATTGCAAAAACATTGAATcaactaatttgtttttcaacccgGGTTCGGTtacaattctgttgagtatcaaaGAATACTTTCCCAtgagacaaataaaaaacaaaaacggttgaaaatattaaactgtGCATTACCAGTTTGATTCTAATTTTTATACACACTATTCTCTGGCGATCTTGTAGATTTTCCTAAACAAATCTGAAACTTGCAGCATGAAAACATCTTTTCTGAAGAGCAATGCTACGCCTATTGTTTAAATGacctaaaaaaataaacataaatctcaatttttttttataccaaacACAAGTCCCACCCCTTTACGTAGAATATCATTACAATCTTCATATATTTCATGCATTATACTTAGATAActgacaaaatattacaaacaatTTAGTTCTCAAACTatcttttgttatgaaatgtttaACTCCACTAAATGAACATTGTGGAGTGACCAAATGTACCAATTCTTGCACCAGCAACCCtacataaaacatgtaaaataaCGTCTAGTCAAAGGGAACATTGCACGGGGCACAGCCAAAAACGGGTACTCTGCACATTATATTCACTAAAATAGAGGGGTTATTTAGGCTATTGAAGTAACAGGTTTGATAACCTCACAACATAACCTGCAACGCAAATAGTACCCAATTAATTTCTGCTAGATACTATCACCTACTTTTTGGAACTCACTAAGATCTATGGTCCTtggcattaaagccattggacactttcggtaaacagtattgtccaaggcccacacttcgtgtatcacatcttaaatataaaataacaaacctggtgaaaatttaggctcaatcggtcatcggagtcgggagaaaatattgggaaaacccactcttgtttccgcacgtttcggcgtgtcatgacatgtgtttaaaataaatccgtaattctcgctatcgagaacttatgttgttttaatgttttctcaaaaagtaaagcatttcatggaacaatatttcaagagaagtctttcaccattaccttctgtaaaccctgtaaattatttgtaaatcggtgaatttttgttcttctttctgtaccgaaaatgTATAAAGGCTTTAAACAATTaactgtgcccaatttcatagagctgcttcagtcgaaaatgttgcttaacaattaTCCGCAAATAGTCAAttaggtttttacccatatacaccgatgtgtgttagcactgtatactcggtactttcttgagttctgCAAGAAAAATCACAGGCGTATTACTCGGTATGGATTCGAAACCCACGAcctatttgctaagcaaaactttaGCAGGTAAACGGTTAAAGATGGTTCacattttgatgttgttttggtTGGTTTCCTATCATACTCTGTAAAgcaacattgtttttttcttactgaAGATTTGtttggtgcttaagcagctcaatcaAATTTAGCTCTGGCACATCAGGGCCAAATATCATAAAGCCTGTGAGCACAAAACCTTGCTAAGCAATGAAATATATCCCTTGGCAAACACAGAATAACAGCCAAACATCCAGTTTGCAACTGGTGCCTAGCACTAGCAGtgatttctgcttagcagttttACGAAACTATGCCATGGTATATACATTGAAGTGCATGAAAGTATCTGCATCTGCTAACTAGAACTGCTGCTAAGGTAAGCATGCATTTTACTTGCCCTGTAGTAAGTAAGCAGTATTTATGAAAGAAATTCTGATgacatttaaacaatttttttttaataagggcTCTGTGCAACAGGCTTATTCTTCATGGTTTCTTTTACACATGTACCGTACACAAGTGTTGAAGCCCTTGAACACAAATTAGCCGAAACTAACTGTTGACATGGTTAGCAGAGCTGCCAATGTTTGCAGGGGATTTCGTCCAACAATCAGatagatatttagaattacattcaacataacagGGGAAACTTGCCAAACTCAAAGTTGTTCATCTGAACATGGAGAGATTGCTTTACTGTCGCGGAAATGTCTGCATAATAAAGGAGAGTGGGCAGTTATTGGTTTAACAACGgtacaatttaaatatttgtgtcaaaAATCATGGCaataaacaaattcagtttACAGGGGATTTTCGATAAGCATGAATACAGACAAAAGCATTCCGCGCttatgctaaaaatagaagctcaGTACCCTGATCTCAGacaacatttcaaaagtcaCAAATACGCGTGTAACCAtcaatgttttgtgtttacttAGGTGGGCTCACTGGTTACTAGTTTAGTTTTGCGCACCAATCATGCAGTAATCacatgtttgtctgacagccgggtattttgagcaaaagtgacATATTACAGCGGagtgctgggcccaatttcatggctctgcttaccgtaagcacagaatcggcccttacggaagcagggaattttgtgcttacggcaagcgtgtttcacgggtAAGCAGCAAATTTTGACTTCCATGTTACTAGGCGTTCTACGCcaacaaggctagcgcagaaatttggcccttgcacgtaagcggggaatcgtgatcgtaagcgcagaattcggcggtaagcagagccatgaaattgggccctgttcaatTGCTGCCTTCCAGACTGTACAATCAGGGAAAGTATAAACACCAATTATATTGTCTCTGTACAATATATCTTAATTCTTAATTATGAACATTATTTACATTAATTGTACACAAATCTGACATGAGTGCAAGTAATGTCTTTAACTTTTCAAACATGACATGCACAAAACTTGAAGAGAAACTTTCTAATAATAGTTTACAATCTATCCTTACatgatattaaaacaaacattaaaccCACGTGTAACAACCCctacatcaaaaaaacaaaaataaaataaattacaaaataaaacaatgaccAGAAGTgaaaagtacatacatgtattaatcCGTATACCAGTGTATGGCTGAAACAGTTTGCTTTTCGTGGTTACTTTAGTTAAATGACCCAGACAAAATAACTGCCGATTAGAACATAAATGAAAATATTCATTACCAGGATAACAGATCCTTGTGCCAAAATTAAAACTTCCTTTGTTAATCCCTTTTATTTTTAGACTTAATCCCTATCGGCTAATACCTGGAACACATTTGGGTTTATTCCTTAAGCCCTACAGATCACACAGAAGTGTAAAGTTTCTACAACATGCTTTTAATACTCACACATTATAAAAAAACGCATAATGAacagttgttatttttatactATACATAACTTTCAATGATTTCATATTTCACATAAATGAAAAGTTCCTTGAGAAagatttgcttttaaaaattttCTCACTATCCACTTATATCTATCTGTCAATTAGATagtgttttaatttttcttacAAGGGAGTAAATTGGGCCTGCAACTGCAGTTTTTCTccatccaaccccccccccccaaaaaaaaaaaaaaacaggagcagaaagaaaaaaaagtagaatagaaaAATGCCTCAATGGCACAGCAACACTTAGGAGTGTTCTTCAACTTTGTAGAAACCAATAGGTGAATTTGCATGCCTGCTAGCGCCTGGCCTACGAGCGCCTGGCCTACGAGCGCCTGGCCTGCTAGCGCCTGGCCTACGAGCACGGTGTCCAATGCTCAGCACAAAAAATAACCTTGGAAACAAAACcgaattcttacccaaaatttAACTAGATCAAACTAACCtcgttaaaatgtttttttggggTGAACCAAAAAATGTtacaagagcaggatttgaaccaatgagcgggatgtgaaccaacgacctccgtcCGGATTATCataccagcgctctaccaacagaGCCCTATGTCGACTgtctcccttttttgtcaatatctttgttcgggggtgccagtcagaagccatacaaccgttaactgccgtgtagccagggatcacacccaagtttatgatacaacctgggaagcgtcagccaggggatcaccttaagaggatgcaacattttaaaatgtctaAAAAGACCAAACTGGGAAGACTATTGCAGCCTGTATGTGCAGGTTTCATTGGgaggtttacaaaaaaactgttTGGAGAGGTGGTTTATTTTCCTTCATATCTATCTTTTGAAATCTGTTTCCTTAAAATTGAGTCCCGCAATTATCAAATAAGTATAATTCACATTTCACAGTCTAACAAGTTTAAATCAATTGGAGCACTTTTCGCCAAATTTCCAAAATATCTCCAGTATTTTCTAAACGCCTTCTTGTATAATATTCATAAGGTAAATgtatctcaaacttttgctcaaCAAATATAGGTTTTATTTTTAAGGCAAAGTTTACAATCAAGTGTGAAAAATCACAGTTCTACGATttttagcttaaaaaaaaacccaacaaacaaTATTAGCGTCATGTAACACCGATGCTTAGTCTAATTACAATTACATTGATTTGTCAAGGTGAAgtcatttcataaaaacaataagTAGAGTGAAAAATATTGCAATTTCCTGCAATATTCAATATTTCTACCCCATACCGCTGCCACCTTTGTCACGTTCCCTTTGTTGACATAGTGATGATGAATATTGGTTCTTTCATTACCAAACAGGAGCCAGTctcaggcctcaaaataacccacaacACCCACAGCAATACGACTAAACTCTACTTCAAGAGCAATGTACTTCACCATATAGATAGAtgaattgccatggtgccctttgcaaggttccaatacaaacttacattttccccatagatGTGCCCCTTACCCCTTAGAGGAAATTTGCTGTATCCTTTCAAGAGTGGAGTTCAAGGCCTGCAGTCTAATTACAAGGGCCTAATTATATGGACCTTCTGCTTCATGCACATATCTGCTCTTACGGCCAGTAGagttacaaaacaaacatgaaagaaaatgaaatgaaagatgGTTTCGAAAATTTAGGGGAAGTTCAGGCAGCGACCATTTGTCATCCACTAGTCAATGATCCATGGTGCATGCAGAACTTCCCAGGTAACAGGCAAATCGCCCAAAGGTCCCTTGCTGGAACTTGCTTGTAGATTGTTTGCTTCGGTCTTGGTAAACGTCTCTGTTGTAATAACAAGAAAATGTCTTGAACTTATCGTTTCTTCTTCTTGTGCTTCTTGTGGCGTTTGTTTCTGTCTTGATTTGCGTTGTTGTAGCGATCACCGCTTTGTTGGCCGATGTCATTCCTGTGAAGACGCTCAAACAGATCTCTCAGCTGCTCTTCACTGTTAAAATAATGATCAAGAGATTAAATGAAACACATTAAGAATGACACATTTgcttgtttttcaattttacgTTTTTATTATTCTACTGGTTTTTCAGTGTCAAATATCTAAGTATCAGTTTTTCAAATTATTGGTTTttcggcttaaaggcagtggacacttttggtaattactcaaaataattattaccttaaaacctttcatggtgacgattaatggggagaggttgatggtataaaacattgtgagaaacggctccctctgaagtgccatagttttcgagaaagaactaattttccacaaatttgatttcgagacctcagatttagaacttgcagtctcgaaatcaaccatctaaatgcacacaactttgtgtgacaagcgtgtttttttctttcattattatctcgcaacttcaaagaccgattgagctcaaattttcacaggttagttattttatgcatatgttgagatacaccaactgtgaaggctggtttttgacaattaccaatagcatccactgcctttaacattctcAACAACAAAAGTACTTCAGATATCCTCAAAACTTATTATGCTTATGCTGTATAAGAAGCCCCGGCCAGAAATTATATTGACACCATGGAGACCACTACCAGGGTACCAGAAGGGACccgggtagatttcacaaaaaaagtcctaacttaggactagtcctaggactcttaaGAACTTGggataggactagtcttaactctttgaaaaaatccaccccagggagTGAAGGGGTGTGTCACCCACATCCCTCAAGCCTGAGGAATTACACCAAGCCCAAGCAGGGCATGGCCTCAGTTGCCAGCTCTTGGCCTTGGGGCATCTTCAACAGTTTCACATAgaggtcgttcagacacagtactatagttggtttaactcatggtttaactcgatcgagttcaactcagtgtgtctgaacgATTCTAAAGTCCGAatcgagttcaacccacaaaagataaaccgtccagggagggggtttatctttagaccgcttcgggtttaacttttaacactgtgtgtggacagaataaaaaataccacatccggtttaactcacaacagacgacccattgacctccgtaatcattatgtaaacacacggtgaccaatgaacaggccaataaacaggatgttagagtaacggggtcgcgtttgctttgacctcttaaaaccaaagataaccgtatcgggtttaactcggtgctgtctgaacgcaagggggttttatttttacgaccaccccctgctgctcgtagaagttaaaccggtttgggtctaacttagtacgctgtctgaacatacccaaaGTTTTTAAGAACTCTCAATGGAAttgctctttgcaaaattaaaatggccttgccctctcaaagatgaaactccaggcctggaAGCCACTATTAGTATTGATATTATTACAAAATATCAAGCAACCCTTGTCAGCGAGAACATGACCTTTAGTATGAACTGACCTGAAATCTGGTTCGTGTTCCTGGCTGCGGTGGTTACTGTGATGATTACAGAAGTTGGGAGGGTTGGATTGCTGGCTCCTTGAGCGTGAACCTCCCCTGTTAGTCCTGCTGTTGGATCCCAGACGATAGCGAATTTCACAGGTGTTAGCCTCAACGCCCCCCATGAAACCATGTTTCTTCTGTTGAAAGTAAATATGAAGTTTGTTAAAACAGACAAAGTATAATATTAGGTCCTAGTGTAGCGGGTTTAACACACCCCTAGAGGCGTaccaaagcgctcagtatttttttctgcaaggtaagtggagctacgttttgaaagTATGAGatctattcctttatagcaccatgtaatggtttacaaggtgttttggcgcaatatgctgccgatcagactAGGAGCACCGGGCGAACCTTTTCTCTTTTTGATTAGTGCACTGGGCTAATATAGGTGCATTACACAAATGTTCTGaagtgcacgtaaaagaacacTGTTAAACTTCACGCGAAGAGAAGGGGCTTGAACCATTGGTTGCTGAATGCGCCGCATCAACTTTTAAAATCCTACAAAGTGCAACAAAAAGTGtctcatatttaaaaaaaaaatgataataatcaGTAACGACTATAAAAAAGATGTATTCAACtagttacatttttattttcagatttCACCCTATGTATCTATTGTGCAACTATACACTCATATGCATCCAACATTTGTACATTATAATAACTTGCACACTGCAcaattcatttaaaggcagtggacactattggtaatcactcaaaataattattagcataaaacctttcttgctgACCTGTAATGgcgagaggttgatggtataaaaaactgtgagaaacggctccctctgaagtgccatagtgttggagaaagaagtaattttccacgaactcgatttcgagacctcagatttagaacttgaggtctcgaaatcaaccatctaaatgcacacaactttgtgtgacaagggtgttttttctttcattattatcttgcaagttcgatgaacgattgagctcaaattttcacaggtttgttattttatgcatatgttgagatacaacaaccgtgaaggctagtatttgacaattaccaatagtgtccactgcctttaaggccttGTAATGAATATCTTCAGCATATTTGAAATGTAAAGAATGCCACTTCATATTGAATTACCTGACATGCGGCCCATTCCGTTATATCAAATATTCTGTCCTCCATCATGGCATAGAAATGAACCTTGAATCCAAGGTGAGATGTTTCCGCCCACATGTCATGCTGAAGAGAATAAAACAAagattcattcatttcatttccacAGAGTCGAtaacatacaaacatacaagGATTGAGAGTAAACAGTAAAGATTAGCTCCTTCAGGGAAtgaaagttgacaaactagttcccgagaCAAACTGGTTTGAACgtgtttgtcaacttccaataccaagAATAACGACTGCTCAcccaaaataaaccatgttaaaTGTGTTGTACATTTAACATGAACATGTTCAGTTACAGGTACAATATAAGGAGCAAGGGGAAATGACGACTGAGAAATAAAATGTATCCAGACAGATAAAATGCATCCAGGATGTATTTGGTTATGAACTTCTTACTTTATTTCTGCACATAAAATGCAAAAGCAAAATGAATCTATTCTGATTCATTTAAACACAATGATGCAGGTGGATCAAGCTTAATTGGGTATGCGCACAATACCCAGAGAACAGTTCTGAGATCATAAAGCACACGACAAGCCAGAGCCTAAGATTGAGTGAAAGTCAGATCCAATCTGGAGCCCAAGCAAGAGCCCAAGccacagcttaaaggcagtggacactattggtaattactcaaaataattatttgcataaaacctttcttggtgacaagtaatggggagaggttgattgtataaaacattgtgagaaatggctccctctgaagtgacgtagtttttaagacagaagtatttttccacgaatttgattttgagacctcaaaatctcgaaatcaagcatctgaaagcacacaacttcgtgtgacaagggtgtttttttcctttcattactatcgcacaacttcaacgaccaattaagctcaaatttttacaggtttgttattttgtgcatatgttgagatacaccaagtgagaagactggtctttgacaattaccaatagtgcccatgtGTCTTTAAGCCAGAACCAAAGATGGAGCCCAAGCCAAAGGGATACATGGTTATAGACCTTACCTCATTTGCAGAATGTCTCTCCCCATGTACACTGCAGTATCGAGCATGGTCTTGTACTCTGTCTGTCTCGTAGCGTCGATGTTTCCCATGACATGCTTCACAGCTCAATGTATTCAGAATCTACCAAGATATCAACACAAtataaacacagtttaaaaatgAACGGACCTCAAGCCATAATGTCGGTAGAAGTCTATTAAGTAAAACTAAAGTCTGTCTTGAGCCAATATTGCTTGCAGGCTGGTGTTTATATATCCAATTACCTTGACATTAatcaagtgagaatatttctattccccctggacaggatgcaaGCCCACCGAAGGATACTCCCCGGCTTTCGCCGGTACCCACTTGTACTCCGAGGTGTATAAAAAGCATTTacgataaagtgccttgctcaaggacacaagtgtcgcgactAACCAGTCCAGAATTCGTACCCACATTCTTtaaattacagaacttgagtccactAATACATCATTTATTGGAACATTCTATAAAGTTAACAAACAGAGAAATGATTTACAGTACACTAATTAAACTATTCATGTTTGATATTAAAAGATTACCTCTTCCATCTTCTTCATAAAGTCCTCCATCTGTAAAAATAAGATGATTACAAAAATGTTAgtttgggtaaaacaaaaagcaataaaTTTTAAGTTTTTGGTAGTTTTGTAAGTGTGGGGTGGAAAAGTTTCTGTCTACTTTATGATTATTGACAACAAATCACAAGTTCTCTCggttaaaatcaaacaaatattgaatgcatttCGTTCCTCCATTAAAGAGAAATCACAAAAAATCCAAATCAGGAGGTGAAATCTGGCTTTACATTTCACTTGGCCGAATGGACTAGTCCAGATTTCAAGTTTGAAATTATATTCTACGACAACGCCCTTTAATACATGCATCCagtatttgtataatattttgttaacaTACCTCTTCACTGAAGTTTACATTCTTTCGTTCCATTTCAAACTCTCTCCTCTTCacctgtaaaaaaacaatttctgcGTCAGCAACTGggaaattttattttacagagctcaggaaagtatcCAGTATTTAATTCACATGGGtgtaagcctttttgaggtatggcggacgtgatacgcgtgcgtcacacgccgcgactgatgccacgctcaccatgtttgtggtcattaggtttacatttaaacgctgcgtcgcctaaaatgcgcacttcactgaataacatacattctatttctatggtcaatacgcacaaattcaccacaactttacagtgttgtagcattgtgtccaccatatctcaaaaggcTAGCTTGGTGGAGTAATGGTAAGacatcagagcccaatttcttggctctgctcacagtaagcaaagaatcggtgcttGCGGAAACAGGGAATTCCGTACGTCAAGTGTATTTGTATTTCACGATTTTGCATAGTTAGCAAGGAATTATGGCCTGTGTCAGGCATACTCAaaattactaggcattctacgcttacacagctagaaTTCGATGCAATGCGGCACTTGCGCGTAAGCGataatggtgatcgtaagcaccaaattcggcggtaagcaaagTCATGAATTTGTGCCCTGCTCTAG
The nucleotide sequence above comes from Asterias rubens chromosome 12, eAstRub1.3, whole genome shotgun sequence. Encoded proteins:
- the LOC117297810 gene encoding uncharacterized protein PB18E9.04c-like → MPRSSKRPAAPAAVTETAATKRRRGRPATRSSPTRTTATPAAGVLPTSASNAAASAPPPPTTTAPSTTPACGGNVMADGVPPSTVTVPPTAVTVHGAVVPPTTNGESFNTPIIVSSVSASLAGLDSAPLHSVCDDLGATVPLALQENIWKGEFVEFGSLLRPARHSENDCVFMVGTHESPAWQLRPHKQTQRITSIEQWTSAFLIFASIFLQRHPGASN